From Balaenoptera acutorostrata chromosome 8, mBalAcu1.1, whole genome shotgun sequence, the proteins below share one genomic window:
- the IGFBP5 gene encoding insulin-like growth factor-binding protein 5, with the protein MVLTAVLLLLAACAGPAQGLGSFVHCEPCDEKALSMCPPSPLGCELVKEPGCGCCMTCALAEGQSCGVYTERCAQGLRCLPRQDEEKPLHALLHGRGVCLNEKSYREQAKIERDSREHEEPTTSEMAEETYSPKIFRPKHTRISELKAEAVKKDRRKKLTQSKFVGGAENTAHPRVISAPEMRQESEQGPCRRHMEASLQELKASPRMVPRAVYLPNCDRKGFYKRKQCKPSRGRKRGICWCVDKYGMKLPGMEYVDGDFQCHTFDSSNVE; encoded by the exons ATGGTGCTCACCGCGGTCCTCCTGCTTCTGGCCGCCTGTGCGGGACCGGCCCAGGGCCTGGGCTCCTTCGTGCACTGTGAGCCCTGCGACGAGAAAGCCCTCTCCATGTgcccccccagccccctgggcTGTGAGCTGGTCAAGGAGCCGGGCTGCGGCTGCTGCATGACCTGCGCCCTGGCCGAGGGGCAGTCGTGCGGCGTCTATACTGAGCGCTGCGCCCAGGGGCTGCGCTGCCTCCCCCGGCAGGACGAGGAGAAGCCGCTGCATGCCCTGCTGCACGGCCGCGGGGTTTGCCTCAACGAAAAGAGCTACCGCGAGCAAGCCAAGATCG AACGAGACTCCCGCGAGCACGAGGAGCCGACCACCTCCGAGATGGCGGAGGAGACCTACTCGCCCAAGATCTTCCGACCCAAGCACACCCGCATCTCCGAGCTGAAGGCCGAGGCCGTGAAGAAGGACCGCAGAAAGAAGCTGACCCAGTCCAAGTTCGTGGGGGGAGCCGAGAACACCGCCCACCCCCGGGTCATCTCTGCACCTGAGATGAGACAGGAATCTGAGCAG GGTCCCTGCCGCAGGCACATGGAGGCTTCCCTTCAGGAGCTCAAAGCCAGCCCGCGCATGGTGCCCCGCGCCGTGTACCTGCCCAACTGTGACCGCAAAGGATTCTACAAGAGAAAGCAG TGCAAGCCTTCCCGTGGCCGCAAACGTGGCATCTGCTGGTGCGTGGACAAGTACGGGATGAAGCTGCCAGGCATGGAGTATGTGGACGGGGACTTTCAGTGCCACACCTTCGACAGCAGCAATGTTGAGTGA